AAGCAAACTGTCAGAAAGCTGGGATTAGGATTATTATTTTTAGGCGTAAATTTTTTGATGGGGCAAATACCTCAAAACTATATTTATACTTCATCGGGAGATCTGCAGAATATAGAAAATATGATTGTACGAAAAGATATTGGCGGAGTACAGATTGTCTATAACTGGAGAGCTTTGGAGACTTCAAAAGATGTTTATAATTTTTCAGGTATTGAAAAAGATTTAGAGTATTTGACTTCTTTAGATAAAAAATTGTTTATACAGCTCCAAGACAGATTTTTTGAACCTCAGGCAAGGTATATTCCTGATTATATTTTGAAGGAAAAGGAGTATATCGGTGGTTTAGTGGCTCAGTATGATAATCCGGGAGAGAATAAACCTATTGGAAGTGGTTGGGTAACCCAGCAATGGAATCCTGCCGTTAGAGAAAGATATCAAAAGCTGATAGGAGAGCTGGGGAAAAGGTTTGATGGGAAAATTCAGGGAATCAATCTTCCTGAGACCTCAATAGATATTGAAATGAAAAAAGATAAAACCGGCTTTAGCTGTGATAAATATTTTCAGGCTGAGTTGGATAATTTAAAATTTGCAAGGCAAGCATTCAAAGAATCTTATGTATTACAATATGTCAATTTTTTTCCGTGCGAATGGGAAAATGATCATCAGTATATGTCCAGATTATTTGATTTTGCCGATAAAAATAAGATAGGGTTAGGCGGGCCGGACATTGTTCCTGATAAAAAGGCTCAGATGAAAAACTCTTATCCGTTTTTTAATCAATATAAAGGAAAATTGCCACTGGTCGCTATGGCAGTTCAGGAGCCCACTTTAACTTATATCAATCCAAAAACAAAAAAGCCCTTTACAAAAGAAGAATTTGTGAATTATGCACAGAATTTTCTTGGGGTTAATATTATATTCTGGAGCGTGGAATCTCCCTGGCTGCAAAATTAATGAACATTTTTTTGAACCATTGAGTACTATCTTAATGGTTTAAAATTATTGTTTAACCACAAAATTTACAAAAATTTTTGAACACTTTAGTTTTTTAAGTTATCAAACTTTGCGTATTAGAAATTCACATAAGTTTTGAAAATCGTTTATTTTCTTGTTACATACACTTTGTCATTGACTCCGTCGAATCTTTGATTTCTGTAGGAATCCAGGCAGCTATTTTCAACCACAAAAGTCACAAAAGTTTTTAGACACTTAAGTTATTTTAAGAGACAAGTTTTGTGTATAAAGAAGTGCACATAAGCTTTGAAAATCGTTGATTTTCTTGTTACATACACTTTGTCATTGACTCCGTCGAATCTTTGATTTCTGTAGGAATCCAATCTTTATTATTTAACCACAAAAGTCACAAAAGTTTTTAGACACTTAAGTTATTTTAAGAGACAAGCTTTGTGTATAAAGAAGTGCACATAAGTTTTGAAAATCGTTGATTTTCTTGTTACATACACTTTGTCATTGACTCCGTCGAATCTTTGATTTCTGTAGGAATCCAATCTTTATTATTTAACCACAAAAGTCACAAAAGTTTTTAGACACTTAAGTTATTTTAAGAGACAAGCTTTGTGTATAAAGAAGTGCACATAAGTTTTGAAAAATCAAAGATTTTTCATTTCCACCCTAACACTCTCAAACCCTCAAACTCCCCCTAAACCCTCTCGCCGCATAATAAGAATCTGCACCATTGTGATAATAGAAAACCGTATTGTAACGTCTGTCGCAGAAAACAGCGCCTCCAAGTTCTCTAATTGAAGTAGGTGTTTGGATCCAGCTGGATGTTTTCTGATCAAACTTTCCTAATTCCTGAAGGTGGCAGTATTGTTCTTCGGTTAAAATTTCAATACCCATTTCTGAAGCTTTATCAATGGCGTTGCTTTCCGGTTTGTTAGCTTTTCTTGATTCCCATGCAGGATAGTCGTAGCAAAGACTTCTGCGTTTTGGGCTTTCCGGGGAGCAGTCGAAGAAGATATATTCGTCTGTTTTTTGGTTATAATCCACCACATCAGGTTCACCTTCTGTTTCTTCCATTTCGTTTAAAGACCAAAGTTTTTCAGGACTGGCTTCCAGTTTGGACTGGATGTTTTCCCATTTCAGGCTTTTGTGGCGGGACATATTTTTTTCAAAACGGGTTTGAAGCACTTTTAAAAGGGCGTGGCTTTGTTCGGGAGTTAATGATTTCTTTTTCATGTTAAATTTTGTTTTACTGTTTGTTCTTTTGAATCAATTGATTGATGTTGTTGGAAATCGCAAAGGCGCAATAGGTTTTGAGGCTGAGAATATTTTTAAGGCGCAAGGATTTTATCTCCGATAAAATTGAATGCTACATGCTTTTATCTCATATTTGCTGAAAATCTTAGATTTTCTTGCGCCTTAAAAACAACATTAGGTTTTAATTCTTAGCGTCTTAGCGATATTCCAACAAAATTAATAATTATCTGCATAAAATTTTTAATTGTGTGTACTGCTCCGGAGATTACAAAGAAAAATCCAACATAAGCCCATTCTTTTTTACTGTTTGTTCTTTTGAATGAATTGTTTTTTGTTGTTGGAAATCGCAAAGGCGCAAGAGGTTTTGGAAGCTGAGAATTTTTAAGGCGCAAGGATTTTATCTCCGATAAAATTGAATGCTACATACTTTCATTTCATATTTGTTGAAAATCTTAGATTTTCTTGCGCCTTAAAAACAGCATTACGTTTTAATTCTTAGCGTCCTTTAGTTTGTACTATATTTTTTTAATGATTTCATTATTAGTTTTATAGTATTAATTAATCCACAAGAAACAGGGTGAATCAGTTTGCGCCAGAGGATGCTAGACCTATGCAAAGATTATGGACCCTGCTTCTTTGAAAGTAAGGTCATAATAGAAATTTAGGCTTTAGACCTATTATCAAGGACTTAGACAAGACTTTCAATGTGGATGATAACCCAAAAAGTTATGAAACAAAAGTACATTATCGGAATTGATATTTCCAAATCAAAATTAGATTGTGCAGTAATGGATTCTGAGTATAAGATCCAATGCGAGTTGATTATTCCCAACACAGAGAAAGGAATTGCTTCTTTTTTGAAAGATATTTTAAGAATGCTAAAAATAACAAAAGAAGATCTTTTGATTTGCTGCGAAAATACTGGGATTTATAATCGGCCATTGGAAAAATTCTGTTCAAAATTAGGGTATTTTCTTTGGGTAGAACACCCAATGAAAATCAAAAAAGCAGCAAGTGATTTAAGAGGAAAAGACGACAGAAAAGATGCCAGAAGAATTGCAGAATATGCTCTGCGTTATTATGATAAAGCAATGTTTTATCAGGAACCAGATGAAGTTATACAACAAATGAATGTACTGGCAAAATCCCGTGATACTTTACTGTTGCAAAAAAACAGCTTTGGAAAATCAATTAAGGGAAGCTAAAAAGCCACGATTTGTATGTGTTTTAAGCTATTGACCCAAGCCTTTTTCAAAAAAACGCTGAAAAACTCTGACAACGTCAATAAAAAGCAATAGAAAAATGAGCTTTCAGAACTCATGGAGATCCGAGATGAGATTAAGGAAAAACAAAGAACTTTTTGACCTCAATTCCTGGAATCGGAACTCAATGTGCTCTTAATTTAATCATCATTACCAATAACTTCAAATCGTTTGATAACGCTAAACATCTGGCTTGTTATGCGGGAGTTGTTCCGTTCAAAAAAATCAATCAGGAACCATTGTGAAAAAAAGAACGTGTATCGAAAAATGGCGAATCAAAAAAACTGAAAAAAAAGCTGCTCCATTTATCTGCCATGGCAAGTATAAGAACAGACAAGGAATTAAAGACCTATTTTTCTGAGAAAAGTAGAAGAGGGTAAAAATAAAATGAGCATTCTTAATGCTATAAGAAATAAATTAGTACATAGGATAATGGCCGTAATCAAACGAAACAGCCATTTTTTCCTAAAGAAGAATTTTTATCAATAAAAAACACTCATAATACTTGCTTATTAACATAGAAATCTTAGCGATATTCCAACAAAATCAATGCAATTATCTTCATAAAATTTTTAATTGTGTGTTAGGTGTTGTTGAGAGAGATTTTTCTGTTGGCAGGTCTGAAATACCATGAAATAATAACCAGCACAAACAGCAATACAGCAGGGAAAGTTCTTCCGGCAGTATCGCCAACAATAAGATGAGATATAACAGCTCCGGACATCACGAAGAAAAATCCTGCATAAGCCCATTCTTTCAATAGTAATTGTTTCGGGATGAGAATGGCAATGACTCCCAAAATTTTCCATACTCCGATGATGGTCATAAGGTAAGCCGGATAACCAAGGGTAGTAAAATTGGCAAGCTCATCCTTATTTTTCATAAGCTGAACAATGGCTGTTGAGATCATACCTAAAGCCATCCAGAGGGTGAAAATCCAATAAATGATTCTTTTTCTTTTTTCTGATTTGTTTGATGTTTCCATAGTAATTTTTTTTTGTGATTAGTCGTTAAGGCCTTTTCCTTCGAGGATCTGAGGAATGCATTTTTCGATTCTTGCTTCCCTGGTTTTGGATAGTTTGGCAGAGGAAAAGTGGAGTAGGTAAGCTCTTTGACGGCCTGGTGTTAAGGCTTCAAAAGCTTCTTTTAATACAGCATCCTGATCCAGTCTGTTTTGAAACTCTTCAACCATTTCAAAATCTTTGGTTTTCTTCATTTCAACCTTCACTCCGGATTCTTCAATTTCAACCGCTTCAAACATATACGCCCGAAGTTCCTTTTCCAGATCATGGATCTGCTGTACTTCTGTAAAACGGATCTGTCTTGCCGCCTGCACATTTTCAGACTGCTGAATAAGAATCTGGTCGGGATCTTTCATCAAAGCGCCTTTAAAAAAGAGTAGGGCGCAATATTCTTTAAATCCGTGAATTAAAAATATATTTTTCCTTTCATAGGTATAACACGGGCAGCCCCATTTTAAATCTTCCACCAATTCGGTACTTAGAGCAATGGTTCTTAATGCTTCAAATTCTTCTTTCCACTGTGTGGCGTTTTCGAAGAAAAAATTAACTTTTGGATTCATGGAGTTGGGTTTTAGGGTTATAGGGTTTGAGAGTATTAGAGTATTAGAGTATTAGAGTGGGAGCGTGATAATGTTCAAAGTTTGATGTTTAAAGTTCAAGGTTGTTATTCTTTCACTGATAATTGACGATTCACTTGCGAAGCAAAATTCACTATTGACATACACAAGTTAACTATGACATCATCGTCTCTCATCTCTTCGTCTATTATCTATCGGTCTCTAAACAGCTCCTGCAAACGATCATGCGCCCTATTAATTCCCTGTGCAAAAGGCATTTTCAGGTGCTGATCTCTGAAGTCTACGGATTTGTATATCGTCTGGATTGTGATTTTACTGGTGGTATCCGTTAGTTTTTCAAATGCTAAAAACTCGATCTGAACCGGAAAAGGAGTGTTTTCCATCTGGAATGTTCTTATAATTTTTTCATTTTCAACAATGTCATGAATCGTTCCGTTAGCACTAAACATTACTTCTCCCTGCGGATTTGAAGTTTCGAAACGGTAACTTCCATGGGGTTGGTTTTCAAATTTCGTTACTTTGGTTCCCATCCATTGTTCAAAAAGTTCAGCTTCTGTATACGCCTTGAAAAGCAGTTCTACAGGAAGATCAAATTCTCTGATGATGAAGATTTCCTGTTTGCCATCTTCTGCCTGGATTTTTGTTTTTAGTTCCATATTTTGAGTTTGGTGTTTTGGGGTTTGAGAGTATTAGAGTATTAGAGTATTAGAGTGGGAGGCATTTAAGGTTGTTGTCCTTTCCCTGATGATTGACAATTCACTTACGAAGCAAAATTGACTATTAACAATCGATAAGTTAAACTTTGGTCTCATTGTCTCTCATCTCTTTGTCTATTATCTATCTGTCTTATGTAAGTCTTGGTACGCTTTCATCACACTTTCCAGCTTATTGAATTTCTCATCCCACATTTTGCGGAATGGCTCTATAAAGTCGGCTATTTCTTTCATTTTATTGGGATTAAGGTGGTAAATAATTTCACGGCCGTTTTGTTCAGATCTCAACAGTTCACATTCTGTAAGGATCTGAAGATGCTTGGAAACGGTAGGTCTTGCTGTATCGAAATTGGAAGCAATGGCTCCTGCAGTCATGGATTGAGCAGCCACCAGCATTAATATAGATCTTCTGGTAGGGTCTGCAATCGCCTGGAATACATCTCTTCTTAAATTCATTGTGTAGTTATTTGACTACAAATATATGTGTAGTTATTTAGCTACACAAGTTTTTTTGATTTTTTTTGAATTTAAGAAATTAATAGATTATTCACAGCTTGCTTAATTCTTTCATAAAGGTTTAAAATATAATTTTCCATCCCTACTTCTTGAAGAATTAAATAGAATTCTTCATCCTGAACTAGCTCATCTAGTTTAATATCAAAATAGATAGTACTTTCTTTGGTAAGAAAGTCAAGGCCATTTCTTTTAGGTAGTTTATTTATAATATATTTATAAAATTTAGGATGTGTTTTTATGTTAATCCCATACTTTTTAATATTTTCTTCAGAGTAAAAATCTTTTAAAAAATATACATCCAAGCTAATTGTTGTAAAATCAATCCTTAAATATTGAATGATTAATACGATAAACCATTCATCGTCTATTAGTGAACTTTCACTAAATCTTCTTTCTTGTTTATTCCATTCTATTTCAAATTCCATTTTGAAAAAACTTAAGAATGATGAGAAAATTGTTCTTGGTGATGTAGTGTCAATATTAGATATGAATCTTTGGAGTTCAGGAATTATGACAATTTTATTTAAGCGATTAGTATTTTTATAACTTAAATAACGTAATAAATGTGAATCATGTATTTCAAAGCTGTAATCAATTACTTTTTCTTTAAATTCTTCTTCATATTCAATGTGATTTAAATGCTCGCTGATAAAATAAACTTTAAAATCAGAACCTGAAAATTCATACCATCTTTTATTAGCAATGATAATTGGTGATAATATTTCTACATCATGATGTGGAATATTATATTGAATAAAAAGTTTTTCAATCCGAATTTTTGGAATTGAAAAGTCATGGTTAAAACTATTTTTTGTCAGTTCATAGAAAACGTTTTTAAAAAAGATAGAATCAATATTTTTACTTTTGCAATAAAAAATAAAAAAGGAATCTAGAAGGGTATAGTTATTAAAAGAAGATAAAGAAATAGCTTCTTGCTCTAACCAATGAATAAAAAAAGAAAATATATCTTTGTTATGTTTAAAAGGAGCTGATATAGATTCATCGTCATTTAAGTTTAGTATGTTAATTAATTTTTGTTATTCTTGATAGTTTTAAGATATTTAATTGGCTCAAAATCTTCATCCGAATTATCAAGTATATATTCATTTACAACATTATCAAATTTTTTAGGTTTAAACTTATATCTAGGTTGAGATTTGATTTTTTTCAGAACCTTTATCTCCTTATTATTTATAGGTTTTGAAAGTAAAAATATCTCACGTTCTGCTGTATCCTCAATCTCTTTAATAAATTTGGAAGTAAGTCTGATTTTATATTTTGCACAAATTTCTTCTATGTAATAATCTAAAAGTGTATCAAGCTCAGATTCCATATCATTATCTCTATAATATTCTATTTCATCTATTATTTGATATTTTATATCTTCCTTTATTTCAGTAATATTTTTTTTTAAAAAAGCATCAAACTCTATTGGAAATATCTTTTTTAATTTAAATAGATGATAGTATTCATAAATAAAAGTACAATTATCCCAATAACAATGAATTATATAGCTGGCATCTATCTCTATATAAGGAATTAATAATTTTATTATATTTGAAAATTCACCTATTGAACGCTCCGTCATTATTTTCCAACTAATTGATGAATATGAATTTATATCTTCTTTAACTTCTTCAATTATAAAATTTCGTACATCCAGATTCTCTTCTTTTGAAATATTAAACAGATTATTAAGTAAAAACAATTTCCGATATTTAGCTTCATCGACACTATGCTTTGAGGGAAGGCTGCGTTCAGATAAGTTATCATCATAAAAACTAAAATTTAATTCTTTAAACTCTTTAAGTATTTTAGTTTTTAATACTTTTTTTAACTCTTCAGAAAGATTAATTTTTTTTCCATATAGAGGATTTCCAGATGTAATATTTTGTTTATCATCTTCTTGGGTTTGGATCTCAAAGATAGAATCGAGTTGATGAAAAAATATTGCTTTTTTTATTAATGGCTCTATCCATAATTTACCGTCTTTTCTAAGATATTCAATTAGAAAGTCTTTTATTCCTGGATTCTGAAAGCGAATAAATATTTGGTCAGAATCATATTGCTTTTCTGAAATAATATAAAAATCTTCTAATATTTGTAACTCTTTATTGAATATTAAAGGCTTTATGTCCTCATTTAAGCTTTCACGCACAAAGCTTTGCACAGCATTAAAAGACTTTTCTAAATTTCGTAAATCAATTGAATCATTTGATATAAGTAATAATAGAAGAATAAGTCTAGATGTCCCACTTAAATCATTAAAGTTTTTATTCCAATATTCAATAGGACTGTTCAGATATTCCTGAAATGAATAATAAAAATTAAATCGACCTTGATCTTCAAAATTTAAGAAGCGTCCAATAAATTCCTCAATATGCCTAGGTGAATAATTAGGATGGTTGATAATCTCTTCAAGAGTATCACTATATTTTAAATGATTAAAAAATGATTTTTCAAAGTCATAATATAAAAGATGATTGAGAAAAATACGGACTTTGTCTTCATCATGATAATCATCTAGGTTTACAATAAATCTGTCGGTATTTAAGATGTGTTGAGTTTTATATTCTGAATGACTTAAGACATCTTTAATAATATATTCTCTCGAAGTAAGAATAAGATAACGATTTTCACTTTCTTTAAAATAATTTATTATTCTATTGAAATCTAGAAGTAGAGAACCATCACATTGCTTCGGGCTAAAATTTTGCCCCCAAAAATCATCAACAACAATAATTTGATTTTCTTGATAAAGACCTTCGATTTCATCAAAATCAGTACCAGTTAGAAAAAGTACATTCTCTACTTTTTGATTGATAAAATAATTAACAATCATTTTGGCTGTGGTAGTTTTTCCAACACCAGGATTTCCGGTAAGAATAATAATTCTGTTTTTCTCAAGAATATCTATACAATTTCTCAAGATTTGAGTATTATGAAATAATTTATGTTCTTTTTGTATCTGTTTGAGAAATGATTTTGTTTTATTAATATACTTTTTATCAACAATTTTTTCTAGTTCACGCTCAATAAACTGTAAGTTTGGAACAAGCAATTTTGAATAAACTTTTAATAGATGTTGATATTTTTTATTTTCATATTGCTCACCACGAAGAAACCTATTAAGTTTTGCTCCATCTATAATATCTTCTTCATTTTTGATATATCCTTGAAAAAGCTCAAGAATTTCAGTTGCCCAATCTGGCTTTAATGTAATATTGGTACAAAGAATATAACGATCTGGATTTTGTCGGATACATTTTTTTACTTCATTTTTCAAACTTGTGAAAAATGAAGAGTAGTTGGCAGGATTATATAATTTACATTGCCCAATAATCTTTATTTGGGTGTTAGTAGATTTAAAATCAATACCACCGTCTTTTCCTCGTCTGTATGTTGTAAATTTGATTGGACTATCTCGGATATTAATAATATCTACACATAGCTTTTCAAATTCTATATCGAAAAGTAGATTATGAAAATCGAAATCTGTCATTAAGTATTCTTGCTTAATAATAAACTAGCCGTAGATAAAATATCTCGGCAAGCTTTGTTGAATATATCTGATTATTAGTGATGGTTTAATAGCTGATATTGAAAAATTTATTACTTATTTTTCTATAAGTTTTTCTAATTTCTCAATCATCTCTTTCTGTTGTTCAAGCATACGCTCGTAGAGCTCCACCATTTTATCAAGAGGGTTGAAATTGAAAGTAGGATAGTAGTTATAACCGTTTGATTGGTCGTTAAAAGTATTAGAAATAATATTCACCGCCTGTTCTTCATCAAAATTCTCAATCGCTTCCGCTGGCACTTTCAAAATCTTTGCTACCTGCGCCAGAATATCAGATTCTACGGTTTCTTTTTGTTCTAAAAGAGAAACTTTCTTCTGGTTCCAATCGTCACCCAACTCAAAAGCTAGGGCTTCCTGCTTGATGCCCAGCATTTCACGGAAACGTTTTATATTTCTACCCTGATGTATTTTCTTATTTTGCATATCTGTGTAAGTCATAATAACAAATATAAAGCTTTAAAAGGTAAAAATAAAGCCCCTGTTCAAAATAAATTATCTTCTAAAATATCCATTCTACGGCATAAAATATTCATTTTTAACTGGTATAGCTGTCATGATATTTCTTGCTTTGTTGAAAAACAACGATATGAGAAAAGTAATTATTCGGGGCAAATATAAGATTGTCTCCATTCGTAACCTTACGGTTTCCCATAAATCATTTGAAAGAGCCTATAGAAGACTGGTTTTCTTCCCGGAAATCCGGCTGGCAGGGAAGTGGCTGCTGGAGTGTGGCTTTGAACCGGGAGATCATGTGGTGGTGACGGTTCGGAGGAATCAGATTACTTTAGAAAAGGAGATGAACTATGAAGAGGTGTAAACAAAACATTTTATCTACTAAAAATATTATTTGCCACTAATGCACGAATAGGATATTTAGTTATGGTAAATAAAGACCCCTTTTTTATAAACTTTATAAGATATCATTGTATAGGCTTTAAAATGAACGAAATCTTTTTTATTAGTGCATTCGTGGCAAAAAAAATCTGCGTAATCTGTGTGATCTGCGTGGGTTTTAACGCAAAGTTTTATGATAGTGGCTGGATACTTTTAGGGAGCTAAGGATGGGCAAGTGAACTTGCCTGATGAAGGTGGACGGATATAGTTTCGGCGGCCGGAGGCCGCCGAAACCCTTTATTTAAAGCTAAATAGTTGATGAGCTTGCTTTGCAAATATCCTCAGATATTTTCCTTAATTATCTTAACAACTTACTCTATTCTTAATGGTTCAGAAAGTAGGAGTATTATTTTTCTGTTTTAGAAATAAACCTATTTTATTTTCTTCATCGGGAATGCCTGTCTGGCCATTTTCCCATTCATAAGACCTGAGATCTCAGCAAATAAAGAATCTTTACGGATTTTTTTATAGGTAATTGTTTGGGGGAAGTCATTCTGTCGGTTTTCAAATATTAATGAAGTAGGATTTGAACTTGAGGTTGAAATAAAATCGACAGGCTGCTCATCATGCTGACCTTTTACAGAGACAATATAATGCAGTTTTTTGTCTTTTTCTACCAATTGTACAAACTCAAACATAATGGTATCTTTATTTTTCAGATAATAGCTTTTTCCCTGAAGTTCGGTACTGCTTTTCTGAGTCCAGGTTTCATAAAGGCTTCCTTTGGGCGTTTTGGTTTCCCAGGTACCGAGCAGCCAGTCCAGTTTTTGGATCTCGCCTTGTTTTTGAGTCCAGCTGCCTATAAGCAGGCTGCCGATTAGGATGATGATTAATTTTGTTTTCATTGCCTTATTATTTTATTCCAGCAAAGTTCTGGATAAGCAAAGTCTCAAAATTGTAAAAATGCGACATCAGGAATCTTTTCCGTAAAAAAGAGAGGTCATTTGCAGATTATCACCATAAAATTCCTTTGGAGTAAGTCCTGTAAATTCTTTAAAATCTTTGATAAAATGGGCCTGGTCATAATATTCTGCATCGTAAGCTAGAGTGGTAAGATTCACATATTCTTTATGGAGAAGATGCTTCAGTATTGATTGCAGCCTTATGGTTTTGGAAAGCTGCTTGGGACTCATACCAATCGCTGAAGAGAACCTGCGTTCCAATTGTCTGCGGTTGATATTAGTTTGCTGGGAAAGTTCATGTACCGAGATTTGCCCGTTGACCTGTAAGAGAATATCTACGGTTGATTGTACAATCTTGTCAATGGTTTCTGTGTTCAGTCTTTCACTCAGGAAGGTTTCTACAAGATCTATTTTTTCCTGGATGGTGTTGGATTGGTAGACTTTTTCTCCCAATTCATTTCCGGCAGCTCCAAACAGGTCTTCTAAGGGAATTGCTTTATCATCCATTTCTTTGATGGGAATGGTGGCAAAAGGAAGAAAACCATCATGATGAAAACGGACAGAAAATATTCCGGTAATGCCTGTAGGTTCAATTCTTAAAGGTTCAGTAAGCTGCCCGAAAACACAGTATCTTGGCTGTACAACGGATTTTCCATCAATATACTGTTTGTACAGATCTCCATAATGGAAGATCATTTCCATGCAGCCATCAGGAACAATGGTTTGAGGTTGGGGAATCTCTTCTTTGGGACTGTCCAGCGTCCAGTAGCATTTGATGAGTGAAGCCAGCTCCGGATGGGGTTGGAATATCTGATAATCCATTGTATATAATGATTCTGATTTGCTAAAATTATTAAAAATAAAATCATTTTTAATAAACCATTGAAATGCAGTGAGAAAAGCACTAGTCATGAAATAACCTTATCTTTGAAAACTCAATGTTTTCTTTGCATTAATCAATATTATCATCGATGAAATTTTTACTAGACCTTTTATTCCGTGTTTTACAGCTTTTCGCAGAACCTTATTTTTTAGTATTTCTTGCAGTAGTCATTATTGCTCTGCTGAGAAGGAAGAATAAATATAAGAGCCTGAGAATAGGAATTTTTGTATCGGTGGTTGCTCTAATCATCTTTATAGGAAATGGATTTCTGGGTAAATTAATTTCCGGATATCTGCAGAAAAGTTATCTCCATACTCCTGAAATGAAGGCTGCAGCTGCTCAGAATCCTGTTATTGTAGTATTGGGTGGAGGGATTGTAGATATTGACGATATAGAGAAACTACACACCATGTCATATTCCAGGATGGTGACCGCCTATCAGTTGTATCATAAATACAAAATGAATAATCAATCCTGTACAATATTAATTTCCGGAAAGGGAAGAGGAAATACCAGTGAAGCAGAATTATTCAGTGAGGATTTTAAAAAGATGGGGATACCGGATTCTGACATTATTAAGGAAGATCAAAGCATGAATACCTATCAGAATGCAAAATTTTCCAACGAGATATTGAAAAAGATGGGAACCTCCAATCTATATCTGGTGACTTCTGGTTTTCACATGAAAAGATCTCTTGCTTTGTTTCAGACTTTTGGATTAAAACCTGTTCCGCAGGCATCAGATTTTATAGATACTGAAATCACTATATTTCCTAACAGTTATAATGCTGCATTTACCTTTGTCATGTTGAAAGAGGTAGTGGGAATATGGCAGGTACAGTTGTATAACAGTTTGGGGATGAATAAATAGTATTCTATAGTCTGTTTTAAAGGGTTAGGAGTTACTTTGGGTATAAGAAAAATGTAATTTGTTGTTTTTAACGCAAAGAAAATTTATTGAACCGTTTTATTTTAAGTGAGCAAAGAGAGCGACTTCGTCGTTGAAGAAGCTGCATGGTTATGCGTTCGCTTAGTAGGAATCAATTTGATTGATTTCATCTTTGCCTCCTTAGAAATATACAAGAGCATCATAAAACTTTGCGTTAAAAAATACTAAATCATAAAGACAGTATTTTCTTTAAAAATTCCCACAAAATCTGGCAAAAAGCCCTAAAATACAGCAAAGCAATAGGAAGCCCAAATAAGCCCTGTTTTTAATCCAGTACCTATGCTATCTGACTGAAATTGCAGGTGATCTATGGGGGGAATTTCATTTTAGGTTAAAATTTTGGATTTTTTACATTTTGAAGACATTAAATTTATGGCCATCAGGGTCTGCAAAGACAAAACCATAATAATTGTTCC
This is a stretch of genomic DNA from Chryseobacterium tructae. It encodes these proteins:
- a CDS encoding DUF4256 domain-containing protein, which codes for MKKKSLTPEQSHALLKVLQTRFEKNMSRHKSLKWENIQSKLEASPEKLWSLNEMEETEGEPDVVDYNQKTDEYIFFDCSPESPKRRSLCYDYPAWESRKANKPESNAIDKASEMGIEILTEEQYCHLQELGKFDQKTSSWIQTPTSIRELGGAVFCDRRYNTVFYYHNGADSYYAARGFRGSLRV
- a CDS encoding IS110 family transposase yields the protein MKQKYIIGIDISKSKLDCAVMDSEYKIQCELIIPNTEKGIASFLKDILRMLKITKEDLLICCENTGIYNRPLEKFCSKLGYFLWVEHPMKIKKAASDLRGKDDRKDARRIAEYALRYYDKAMFYQEPDEVIQQMNVLAKSRDTLLLQKNSFGKSIKGS
- a CDS encoding transposase, producing the protein MTSIPGIGTQCALNLIIITNNFKSFDNAKHLACYAGVVPFKKINQEPL
- a CDS encoding DoxX family protein, coding for METSNKSEKRKRIIYWIFTLWMALGMISTAIVQLMKNKDELANFTTLGYPAYLMTIIGVWKILGVIAILIPKQLLLKEWAYAGFFFVMSGAVISHLIVGDTAGRTFPAVLLFVLVIISWYFRPANRKISLNNT
- a CDS encoding YdeI/OmpD-associated family protein, which codes for MNPKVNFFFENATQWKEEFEALRTIALSTELVEDLKWGCPCYTYERKNIFLIHGFKEYCALLFFKGALMKDPDQILIQQSENVQAARQIRFTEVQQIHDLEKELRAYMFEAVEIEESGVKVEMKKTKDFEMVEEFQNRLDQDAVLKEAFEALTPGRQRAYLLHFSSAKLSKTREARIEKCIPQILEGKGLND
- a CDS encoding SRPBCC domain-containing protein; translated protein: MELKTKIQAEDGKQEIFIIREFDLPVELLFKAYTEAELFEQWMGTKVTKFENQPHGSYRFETSNPQGEVMFSANGTIHDIVENEKIIRTFQMENTPFPVQIEFLAFEKLTDTTSKITIQTIYKSVDFRDQHLKMPFAQGINRAHDRLQELFRDR
- a CDS encoding ArsR/SmtB family transcription factor, with amino-acid sequence MNLRRDVFQAIADPTRRSILMLVAAQSMTAGAIASNFDTARPTVSKHLQILTECELLRSEQNGREIIYHLNPNKMKEIADFIEPFRKMWDEKFNKLESVMKAYQDLHKTDR
- a CDS encoding helix-turn-helix transcriptional regulator, with product MTYTDMQNKKIHQGRNIKRFREMLGIKQEALAFELGDDWNQKKVSLLEQKETVESDILAQVAKILKVPAEAIENFDEEQAVNIISNTFNDQSNGYNYYPTFNFNPLDKMVELYERMLEQQKEMIEKLEKLIEK
- a CDS encoding SymE family type I addiction module toxin, with translation MRKVIIRGKYKIVSIRNLTVSHKSFERAYRRLVFFPEIRLAGKWLLECGFEPGDHVVVTVRRNQITLEKEMNYEEV
- a CDS encoding DUF6265 family protein; translated protein: MKTKLIIILIGSLLIGSWTQKQGEIQKLDWLLGTWETKTPKGSLYETWTQKSSTELQGKSYYLKNKDTIMFEFVQLVEKDKKLHYIVSVKGQHDEQPVDFISTSSSNPTSLIFENRQNDFPQTITYKKIRKDSLFAEISGLMNGKMARQAFPMKKIK